CGGTGTACGGCAACGCCAACTCCGGCTCGAGGAATCTCGACAAGGGCAACATGTTCAACTCCCCCGACGGCATCGCCTTCGACCGCAACGGCATGCCGTGGATCCAGACCGACGCCAAGGGGTTCGCGGGCCAGGGGAACAACCAGATGCTCGTGGGCGACGCGGTGACAGGGGAAATCCGCCGCTTCCTGGTGGGTCCCAAGCAGTGCGAAGTCACCGGCATCGCCTGGAGCGCCGACGGCAGGACCCTGTTCGTGGGTATCCAGCATCCCGGTGAGAAGGGCGACAGCCACTTCACCGACGGCGGCGACACCGTGCCGCGCTCGGCCGTGACCGCGGTGACCCGCAACGACGGTGGCCTCATCGGCTGACCGCCGCTTCCTTCCCCGATGCGATGGGATGGCGCTTCGGCGTCTTCCCGTTTGAAAGCCCTTAAGGAGTGATTGCCAAAGGCATCCGAGGTTTGAGATTCCGCGCCATCGATGCCAATAGAGGGAAATCCACGCCGTCAAACTTCTCCAGGCACGGATTCCTCAAAGTCAACGGGGCGGCGCGGCAACGGCGCTTCCCTTCGGCTGCTCCCTTGACCGGCACGGGATTCGCACGTATGGAAAGCCCTGTGCATCTCACCGAAGACGTGGCGGCCGGGAGCCTGTCCGAGCAATTGCAATCCGACGCAGAGGCGGGGGTTCGAAACCCATCCGCGCCCGGACAGAGCCGGACTCCCGATGTGGCGTCCCGGCGCACGAAAGAAATTGCATGAGAGTACGTGCCGCCTTGCCACTGTCGCTGTGC
The Deltaproteobacteria bacterium DNA segment above includes these coding regions:
- a CDS encoding DUF839 domain-containing protein: SAVKATTMDRPEWVAANPRKAEVYCALTNNKNRGKKPNAGGDPTPVGGPNPRAGNLYGQIVRWRPDGGNHLATGFTWDPYVVAGNPAVYGNANSGSRNLDKGNMFNSPDGIAFDRNGMPWIQTDAKGFAGQGNNQMLVGDAVTGEIRRFLVGPKQCEVTGIAWSADGRTLFVGIQHPGEKGDSHFTDGGDTVPRSAVTAVTRNDGGLIG